GACCCGGCTGCCGTCGGGATCGTCGTGGGCCAGCGACAGGATGCGGAGCGGCTCGTCGCCCAGCAGGAAGGAGGAGACCAGCGCGCTTCCGACGAAGCCGCTCGCCCCGGTGACGGCGATGGTCTTGCGCGGGACGGGGCGGGTCATGACGGCGACGCCTCCGGCCGGCGGAACAGCAGCGCCACGTTGGCTCCGCCGAACCCGTAGGTGACGCTCAGGGCCGCCCGGCCGGGCGGCAGCGGCGCCCGGTCGCCCGGCAGCACGACGGCGGCGCGGCGCCAGTCCTCGTGGACGGCGGCGAGGCCGGAGGTCGGCGGCGCCTCGCCGCGTTCCAGAGCCAGGATCGCGATGCCCGCCTCGATCGCGCCGGTGGCGCCCAGCGTGTGGCCGAACGCCGCCTTGGTGGAGGAGATCGCCGGCCGGTGCTTCCCGAACATCCCGGCATAGACCTGCGCCTCCATGGCGTCGTTCACCGGGGTGCCGGAACCATGGGCGTTGACATAGGCGATGTCGGCGGCCGTACCGCCGTCCTGGGCCAGGGCGTTGTCGATCGCCCGCATGGCCCCCGCGCCGGTCAGGTCGGGCGAGGTCAGGGTATTGGTGTCGGTGGTCGAGGCGCGGCCGGTCAGGACCGAGCGCACGCGGGCGCCGCGGCGCGCCGCGTCGGCCGGCGCCTCCAGCACCAGCAGGGCGGCGCCCTCGCCCAGGGCGGTGCCGTCGCCGTCCGCCGAGAACGGCGTGCAGCGGGGCGGCGACAGCGTGCCGAGCGCGGAATGGCCGACCATCTTGTAGATGTCCAGCACGTCGACCCCGCCGCACAGCACGACGTCGAAACCGGCGAAATCGATCAGGTCGGCGCCGGTCGCGATGGCGTCGCTGCCGGACGAGCAGGCCGACGACACGCTGATCACCGGAAGGTCCAGCCCCAGCCCGCCGAGCAGCGGCCTTATATAGTGGTCCAGCTCGACCGGGCCGTTCTCGGTCTGGAAGATGTTGCCGAAGCTCGATCCGACGACCAGGGCCGCCCGGCGGCCCGCCAGGTCGCCGATCGCCAGGTCGGCGTCGGCCAGGGCCGCGCGCAGGGCGCCCTCCAGCAGCGCCGCCATGCGGGCGCCGCCGTCGGACGGCAGCCCGTCCTTGATCTCGCCGCCGGAGCCGTTCAGGCACTGGGCGGTATCGAACGCCTCGATCGGGGCCACGCCGGATTCCCCGGCCATCAGCCGCGACCAGACCGCGTCCTGGTCCCTGCCGAGGCAGGTGACCAGGCCGGCGCCGGTGACGACGGGTTGGCAGGTCATGCCGCCCTCCCCCGCGCCAGCGCCGCGCGCACCTCGTCCGGAACAGGCGTCAGGGCGCCGGTGGCCGACAGGACGAAGGCGATGGTCAGCCGCCCGCGCGACAGGACGCGACCGTTGGCCTGCACGGCGCAGCCCAGGATCATGCTGGACCGGTCGAACTCCACCGACCGGATCGACGCCTCGATCGGGTCGCCCAGCCGGGCCGACGAGACGTAGGCCATCTGGGCGCGGCCGACCCGGATCTCGACGGTGCCGTCGCAGAAGCGGCCCGGCCCCAGGCCGGCCTTCTCGAACAGCTCCATCAGGGCGGCGCTCACCCAGCGCAGGTAGTTCGAGAAATGGACGACGTTGAAGCCGTCCACCTCGGCCGGGCACACCCGGTGGCTGTAGAGCACGTCCGCTACCGCCAGACGGACCCGTGCCGGAGGGGCTGCCTCCGCGATGATTTCCGAGCCGGTCATGGTGGTCAGCCCAGCTTGGACAGGACCAGGGCGACGACGGTGTCGAGGCTGCGGAAATTCTCCGGGACGAATTCGTCCTGGCTGATGCTGACGCCGTACTTGTCCTCCAGGTGGGCCATCAGCTCGGTGAAGCCCAGGCTGTCGACGCCGATCTCGCTGGCCAGCCCCATGTCGGTCCGGATGGTATCGACGGGCATGTCCACGAACAGCTGGTCCACCAGGAACTGCTTCAGCTCCTGCTTCATGACGTCCTGGTCGAGAGCTTCCTTGGTGAGCGACATCGGAGACACCTTTCAAAATGGTCCGGGCCGGTCTTGATGCCGGGCCGGGGGAAGGAATTCAGGGCGAGCGGGAGCGTCGCCCTCCGCGGAGGGCCTTGGAAACAGGCCGGTGTTGTTTCGCTTGGACGGGATCGGCGGCCAGCCGGCGGGAGCCGGTCAGGAGGCGCCGTTCAGGGGATTGCGGTCAGGAAACGGCCGCCAGGGCCGCCTCGGCGACCTTCATGTCGTCGCTGTAGTGGCCGCCGCTGACGCCGATGGCTCCGATGACGGCGTCCCCGGCCTTGATCGGATAGCCGCCGCCGAAGACGACCAGGCCGTCGATGTGCGGGGCGCCCAGGGCCAGCGGCGCGTCGTCTTTGATGAAATCGTGCCAGACATGGGTCGGGATGCCGAAGCCGGCGGCGGTCTTGGCCTTGTTGACGGCGACCTGGATCGCGAGCAGCGGCGCGCCGTCCATGCGGACGAAGGCCTTCTGCACGCCGCTCTCGTCGGCGATGCTGATCGCCATGGGAATGCCCAGCTCGACTGCCTTGGCCTCCGCCGCCGCGATCATCCGCCCGGCCATCGCCGTGCCGATGCTCTTCTTGGTCAGGATGTCGGAACTCATTCGCCAATGTCTCCTTCGGTACAGGGCCCGGTATGCGGAAGGCATCCGGCCGGGAAAAACTCTATCGAACGTCGTACTACGTTCGGCCGATGAGAAAGTTTCTATACTTATCTTAGGAATGAGTCAAACTAGAAAGAGAGCTAAATTTTAGAGAGTTTTATTGCAGTTGCAGGTGGGTGGGCTGGTATCCTAAAAACAAGAAAAAGTTACAGATAATACACCCGTATGGATATTTCTGGGCTGCGACTCGCTGAAACTCCAAGGAAAATGTCGAAACCGACATAATGGCCGCCCCCGGTCCCGGCCGTCGCGGGCAAGCCGCCGGAACAA
The Skermanella mucosa DNA segment above includes these coding regions:
- a CDS encoding beta-ketoacyl synthase N-terminal-like domain-containing protein; its protein translation is MTCQPVVTGAGLVTCLGRDQDAVWSRLMAGESGVAPIEAFDTAQCLNGSGGEIKDGLPSDGGARMAALLEGALRAALADADLAIGDLAGRRAALVVGSSFGNIFQTENGPVELDHYIRPLLGGLGLDLPVISVSSACSSGSDAIATGADLIDFAGFDVVLCGGVDVLDIYKMVGHSALGTLSPPRCTPFSADGDGTALGEGAALLVLEAPADAARRGARVRSVLTGRASTTDTNTLTSPDLTGAGAMRAIDNALAQDGGTAADIAYVNAHGSGTPVNDAMEAQVYAGMFGKHRPAISSTKAAFGHTLGATGAIEAGIAILALERGEAPPTSGLAAVHEDWRRAAVVLPGDRAPLPPGRAALSVTYGFGGANVALLFRRPEASPS
- a CDS encoding acyl-CoA thioesterase yields the protein MTGSEIIAEAAPPARVRLAVADVLYSHRVCPAEVDGFNVVHFSNYLRWVSAALMELFEKAGLGPGRFCDGTVEIRVGRAQMAYVSSARLGDPIEASIRSVEFDRSSMILGCAVQANGRVLSRGRLTIAFVLSATGALTPVPDEVRAALARGRAA
- a CDS encoding acyl carrier protein, which produces MSLTKEALDQDVMKQELKQFLVDQLFVDMPVDTIRTDMGLASEIGVDSLGFTELMAHLEDKYGVSISQDEFVPENFRSLDTVVALVLSKLG
- a CDS encoding GlcG/HbpS family heme-binding protein encodes the protein MSSDILTKKSIGTAMAGRMIAAAEAKAVELGIPMAISIADESGVQKAFVRMDGAPLLAIQVAVNKAKTAAGFGIPTHVWHDFIKDDAPLALGAPHIDGLVVFGGGYPIKAGDAVIGAIGVSGGHYSDDMKVAEAALAAVS